The sequence GGGCATCTACGGCCTGGAATGGGGCGTCATCAGCAATGGCGGCCATTTGAACATCCTGAACGCGGATGGCGTCCTCAACTGGGAGTCCAATGGCTCCGGCCAGCTCATCGGCGACTACAACACGCCCAAGAACGACTATGCGGGGCTCTACACGCTGATGAGGACCAAGGGCTGGGTGGGCCAGTTCAACCATCCTTCGCTCTCAAGCCAGTTCATCGTGGGCGGAACGGCCCTGGGCTACACGGCTGATGGCGACGAGGCCATGGCCCTCTGCGAAGTGCTCAACACTTCGGCCTTCTCCACCAACCTCACCGAAACCGAGACCGGCCACAGCAGTTGGGAGCAGACCTTCAACGCGCTCCTGGCCTACGGCTACCATCTGGCGCCCAGCACCGACCAGGACAACCACTGCGCCAACTGGGGCGCCAGCTCCACCAACCGGACGGGCGTGTTGATTCCCACCGGGACGCCCCTCACCATGGCGAGCTTCATGGATGCGGTCAAGGCCCGGCGCGTCTACGCCACCATGGACAAGAACGCGCAGCTCATCCTCACGGCCAATGGCCATGTCATGGGCGAGCGGTTCGTCAACAGCGGCTCCCTGACCCTGACCGCGAACTATTCCAGCGCCAACGGCCACACGGTCTCCCAGGTGCAGATCTTCGAAGGCGTCCCGGGCAGCGGCGTCGCCGTGAGCCAGACCTCCAACACGGCGGTCACCACCATCACTCCGGCCAATGGCGAACATTTCTATTACGCCAAGATCACCCAGGACAACGGCGACCTGATGTGGTCGGCACCAGTGTGGGTGACCCAGGGCGGAACCCCCGCCAACACCGTCACGGCCACCATCTCCAGCCCCACGGGCAATCTGACGGTCGCCTCGGGCACCGCGGTGAATTTCGCGGGCAGCGCCACCAGCAGCGCGGGAAACCCGCTCACCTATTCATGGAACTTCGGCGATGGCGGCACCGCCGCAGGAGCGGCGGCCAGCCACACCTTCACCAACAGCGGCGCGAGTCCGGCCGCCAGCACGGTGACCTTCACCGCCAACGACGGAACAGCCACGGGGACCGCGACCCGCGTGATCACCGTGAACCCGGCCGCCGGGGCGAACACCGCGCCGACCATTTCCGCCATCGGAAACCAGGCCACCGCGCAGGACACACCGACGGCGCCCATTTCGTTCACCATCGGCGACGCGGAAACCGCCGCCACCTCCTTGTCCGTGGCGGGCAGCTCCTCCAATGCGGCACTGCTTCCAAACGCGAATATCACCTTCGGCGGAACGGGTTCGGCCCGCACCTTGACCCTGACTCCCGCGGCCGGCCAGAGCGGCACAGCCGTGGTCACCGTGACCGTGACGGATGGCGGCGGCCTCGCCGCCAGCGCCTCGTTCACGCTCACCGTGAATCCCGCGGGCGGCGCCGGCAGCCTCCTCATCAGCCAGTACTACGAGGGCCTGAGCAACGACAAGTGGATCGAGATCACCAATGTCGGTAGCGCCGTGATGAACCTGGCCTCGCCGGCCCGTTACCTGGCCCTTTACGCGAACACCGCCGCGGACGCGCCTTCCGGCCTCGCTCCCAGCAGCTCCCTCGCCCTCACGGGCAGCCTGGCGCCGGGCGCCAGCCTACTCTTCAAGAACAGCGCCTCGGCCAATCCCACCTATGCCACAGGAACCGCCAGCGGCGTCATCAATTTCAACGGGGACGACCTGGTGATTTTGAGCGCCAGCAACGGCACCGCCGCCTGGGCGGACCGCCTGGATGTCGTGGGGAATGGCACGGCCTGGGGCACGGACAAGTCCTTCGCGCGGATCGCCACGGTCGGCGGTGGAAACCCGACCTACACGCCTGCGGAATGGACCCCGTTGACGCTGGCCGCCGTGAACGGCGCCGCCACCGGGACCACCGAACGGCTGGGCACCCACATCTTCGGATCCGCCCCTGCGGACACCCAGGCTCCCACCGTCAGCGCCACCGAGATCGGCACCAGCGGCACGATCACCTTCAATGCCACCGCTACGGATAACGTCGGCGTCACAAAGGTCGAGTTCTACGTGGATGGCGTGCTGAAGGGCACGGACACCGCATCGCCCTATTCCATGACGCTGGACTCCACCACCTTGACCAACGCAGCGCATTCGCTGACCGCCAAGGCCTATGACGCCGCCAGCAACATCGGCACGAGCACGGCCGTGAGCTTCACCATCAGCAATGCCGTGCCCGATACCCAGGCTCCCACCGTCAGCGCCACCGAGACCGGCACCAGCGGCACGATCACCTTCAATGCCACGGCCACGGACAATGTCGGCGTCACGAAGGTCGAGTTCTACGTGGATGGCGTGCTGAAGGGCACGGACACCGCATCGCCCTATTCCATGACCCTGGACTCCACCACGTTGACCAACGCAGCACATTCGCTCACCGCCAAGGCCTATGACGCCGCCAGCAACATCGGCACGAGTACGGCCGTGAGCTTCACCATCAGCAATGCCGTGCCCGATACCCAGGCTCCCACCGTCAGCGCAACCGAGACCGGCACCAGCGGCACCATCACCTTCAATGCCACGGCCACGGACAATGTCGGCGTCACGAAGGTCGAGTTCTACGTGGATGGCGTACTGAAGGGCACGGACACCGCATCGCCCTATTCCATGACCCTGGACTCCACCACGTTGACCAACGCAGCGCATTCGCTGACAGCCAAGGCCTATGACGCCGCCAGCAACATCGGCACGAGCACGGCCGTGAGCTTCACCATCAACAATTCCGTATCCACCACCTTTAATGAAGTGGAGGCCAACAACACCCAGGCCACCGCCAACGCAGTGGGTGCCACCATCACGAAGATCGTCGGCTACTTCCCATCCACGACCGACAACAACGACTACTTCAACGTCACCTTGCTGGCGGGCCGCACGCTCATCGTGGACATGACCGGTCCCACGGCATCCGCCCAGGACTACGATCTGTACCTGCTGAGCAGCACCGGCACGCAGCTGGCGTCCTCCACTGGCAGCAGCACCACCGAGCACGTGAGCTACAAGAACACCAATGCGACCGCGTCGAAGGTCATCACGATCCGCGTGAACCGCTACGCCAGTTCCAGCAGCGTCACACCCTACACGCTGACCATGAGCCGGTGACGGCATCCGGCTCCGGGTTTCAAGATCTAGTCTCAAGTCCTAAGTCTCAAGTCATTTTGAGGCGCCTCGGCGTACCACAATTGAATGCGGCCAAAGGCCGCCTCCATATTGAGACTTGAGACTTGGGACTTGGGCCTACAGCCCTCCGCCCCGCCTCACGCTTTTGGATATACGCGCAGCGCCTTCCACTGCTTGAGCATCACCTTTCCCGGCTCGAAACCCCGGGGTTTGCTCACATCGGCTACGCGGCAGAGGTGCACTTCCACCTTGCCGCCGTCCCTGGCCTTGCTATGGAAGGCCGCCAGTTCCGCGGCCCGCTCCAACACCTCCCGGGGGGCATCGCCCAGCTTGTCGGGATTACGGATGATGACGTGGCTGCCGGGCACGCCTGCCACATGCAACCACCAGTCCAAAGGCGCTGCGACCTTGAAGGTGAGGCGGTCGTTGTCCGCATCGCCTTTGCCGATGAGCACTTCGAATCCGTCGATGACCACGGAGCGGAAGGCCAGGCCTTTGCCGTCGGCGCGCCGGTTCGGCTGCTTGTCCTCGCGTTTGGGTAGTTGATTCATGGGCGTCTTGTTTTTGGGTTTTTCGGTTGGAGGCGCTGCGCCTAGATCGAGGGCCTTCAATTGTCGCAGCCGCTCGGCTTCCAGTTGCGCGACCTTTGCCAGTCCACGTTCCGCGCGCTTGGCCGCGGAGTACCACCGCTGGGCAGCGGCTTCGGCGTTCAATCCAGGAGGCAGGTCCAGCGTACTGCCGTCCAGCAGCTCCACGTGCCCCGGAGCGCCCTTCAAGCGATACAGCTCGGCCGAGAGGCGGGAGGCTTTGGACTTGGATCCGAGGGAAGCCCGATGGCGTTCAAGGTCCCGTTTCAGTGCCTCGCCCAGCCGATCAAGCCGGGCTCGCTCCGACACAAGCCGGCGGTCCACGGCGACCTTCGCAGGATTCAGCAGCAGGTGTTCCGCCTGGGCCAGGGACCAGGCGTGGTGGCGCGCCGCCAGATCGCCTTCGCCATCGAGAATTTCATCCAGGGCGCCCGAGAGGGCCAACTCCAGGCGGTCCGGGAAGGCGTCCTTCCACCTCAGCAGGGGCGGAGGATCGTGGTCGGGCACGGGCGCCACGGCCGGAAACGGCGAGCCCATGCCGATCCGGACCGCATTCAGATCCAACCCATCGAGCCGGAGCCCGGCGCGGCCGGGGATGGCCTGAAAGGCAAGGCGCATGCCCTCGATGCGGCCGGTGAGCACGCGCCGCCGGAAATCCAGTCCCAGCCACCGCTCCCGGGGATCGCCATGGACGGCTTCGAGCCGCGCGCCTTTCAATTCCAGACCCCAGCGCCGGGACAGCTCCACCTTGGCTTCGGCTTTGAGAATCCGGCAGGCCTCGTCGCCCTCCCGCACGAGCCACAGCCGGGGCCCCGGGTGCAGCAGGAAGACCCAGGTCCACCCGCGTCCGGAACCTTTGGATGGGCTGAAGACCATCAGCAGGGCCCGGTGCGACACATGCACCGCGTCCACGGATGCGCCCAGGGCCAGCCGGTGGCGGGCGAGGGCGAGGAGCAGCGGCGCATCCATGGTTCCAAGGTGGCACACCTGGGCCCTGCGGGCCATGCGGCTGTCCCGTGCGGCCTACCGCTCTGCCACACTGGACCTTCTTCTCGGATCCTCCATGCTGTTCGTCCGCACGCTCCGCAGCTTCCGCGCGTGGGGGATTTTCCTCCCCCTGCTGGCGGTGCTGTCGGGGGTGCCTCCGCTGAGGGCCCAGACGCCTTCGACCATCCCCCGCCGGGCATCGAAGCCCTGGATGCGGGATGGCGCTACCACGCGGGCGATGATGCCGCCTGGGCCCGGCCCGACTTGAACGACCAGGGGTGGATCGAGCTACCGAGCCTGCGGAAAGTGCGGAGCCCCACACCTTCGGGGCCCGTGTGGTTCCGCCGCCGGGTCCAGCTGCCCCGGGGGGCGAGGGGGCAGGAATGGGGGCTGGCTTTCGGCCGGGCCTTCGCGAGCGCCGAGGTCTACGCGGACGGCCGTTTGGTGGGCAGTTCCGGCAGTCTGGGACCGCCTCCCGAAGGGCCTCCTGTTTCAGACCTGAAAGCCTTCGCCATACCGCTGGCGCCTGCGGGGAATACCCTCAGCCTGGCCATCCGCACCGACTTGCCGCCGGAGTACGCGGAAATGGAGGGCGGCCGCGGAACGGCTCTGGGCCGGGTGGTCTGGGTCGGCCCTTCGGCGCTGGTGCAGGCCTTTGCGGCCCAGACCAATGCCCTTGCGGAGGCCGCCTCCGCGCGCGCAGACCTCAGCCACTGGGTGCTGATGATCAGCTTCGTAATGATGGGCCTCTTCCACCTGCAGCTATTCTCGAGGCGGAAGGATGCCCGCTACTACCTTTGGTTCGGCCTGGTGGCCATTTCCATGGGCCTGCGGGAAAGCGCCCTGACGGATTGGGCCATCGGCCCCTTCGGCCATCCCCGCATCACCTTCTGGGCCTCCTGGTTCTTCCTGCTCAGCAGCAGCCCGCCCTTCATCGAATTCCTCTGGCCCTTCCTGGGCCACCCCATTCCGCGCTGGCTGCGGGTCTACCAGGCCTCCTTCATCATCCCGGCCCTGGCGCTTTTCCTGCCGGTGGACCTGGCCCTCCAGGTCATCCGGACCATCGGGCCCTACTGGGGCCTGCCCGGCCTGCTGCTGGGCGCGTGGCTCGTGGCGCAAGGCGCCTGGAAAGGCCGCGCGGAGGCCCGCACCATCGCGTTCGGCATGGCGATGGTCATCCTCGGCGGACTCTATGAACTGGCCTACTGGGTGGGCTGGTGGCCCTATGTCGGCACCCTTTCCGTGGGATTCATGGCCTTCCTCGGCAGCATGGCCGTATCCGTTTCCAACCGCTATGCCCGCGCCCACGCGGAGACCGAAGCCCTGAACCGCACCCTGGAGCAACGCGTCCTGGACCGCACCGCGGAACTGGAGGATGCCCAGGCGCGCGTGCACCGCCTCACCGAAAGCTCGCGCCAGGCCATGCGCGATCCGGGCGCCTGGTCCGAGGCCATGGCCAATGAGCTCGCGCAATCGCTGGATGCTGCCTCCGTCGAGGTTTGGCGGATGGAAGACGGCGGACTTTCGAAGCTGACGGTCCACACGGGCGAGGCGCCGGATCTCCGGACGCTTGAACTGGGGCTCCACCAGCCGCCCGCATTCCCGGAAGGCCGGGAAGTGGTCCTGCCTGTGTCAGGCATGAGCGGGGATCTCCGCGCGGCGGTGATGGTGAGAGGCAAGCAGGGCCCCTGGAGCGAACCGGAAAAGCGGCTGCTCGAGACCTTCGCCAACCAGTTGGGCGGGGCGCTGGAATTATCGCGGATGCGCTCGGAGGTGGAGGCGGCCACCCAGCGCAGGACCGCCACGAGGCAGGCGCTCCTGGAGCAGGGGTCGGGGCTGCTCCAGGTCTGTCCCCAATGCCGGCGCTGCTTCGACCACAACCTGACCATCTGCGCCGCGGACGGCTCGGTGCTGGATTCCACGCGCATCTTCCCCTACCGGATCGCTTCGCGCTACCGCCTGACCCGGTTGCTCGGCGAAGGAGCCATGGGCCTGGTCTTCGAGGTGGAAGATGAGCGGCTGCAGAGGCGGGTGGCCCTCAAAGCCATCAAGCCCGAGCATTTCAACAGCCCCGAAAAACGCATCCGGTTCGAACAGGAGGCCCGGGCCCTGGCGCAGATCCACCACCCGGGCGTCATCGCCATCTACGACAGCGGCGAACTGGAGGACGGCACCATCTACCTGGTCATGGAGAGGCTGAAGGGCGCGACCCTGCGCAGCCTGCTGGACACCTTCGGTCCCGGCACGCCGGCTCAAGTAGGGAGCATGCTGCTGCAGTGCGCCGACGCGCTGGACGCGGCCCACAAGTCCGGGCTGATCCACCGGGATATCAAGCCCGACAACATCTTCGCCGCGGCCTCGCCCGATGGCCTGCGTTTCAAACTGCTGGATTTCGGCCTGGCCAAGGAAATGGCGGTGGACAGCACCCTCACCCAAACGGGCGTGGTCATCGGCACGCCGCTGTACATGTCGCCGGAGCAGATCCGGGACGAACCGATGGATGCGCGGAGCGACCTCTACGCGCTCGCGGTGGTGGGCTACGAGGCGCTCGCCGGGCAACGCCTGGTGCAATCCAAATCGCTGCCGGACATCCTGGTGGAAGTGGCCCACAAGGCGCCAAAACCATTGCGGGACCTGGTTCCCGGCCTGCCGCCGAAAATTTGCGCGGCCTTCGACCAGGCCCTGGCCAAGCATCCTTGGCAGCGGCCCGACAGCGTCCTGGCCTGGGCGGAGCAAATGGCGAAACGCCTGCTTCTCGTGCGGCTGGACCGCAAGGGCTGGCCTGAAAACCTTGAAGACACACCATCATCGGGATTCACGTCCTCGGGACATAGGCCACCTTCCAACGAGGGCTTGACCTACATTCCTGATGGCGATGAAACCAGGCTCATGGACGAGCGGCCAATGGCCAAAGGAATGGGTTCAGCCGGAGGAGAGGCCTAGTGCGCATCCTGGATATCTCGCCTCTCATTTCGGAACGCATCGCCGTGTGGCCCGGAGACGTTCCGTTTTCCCGGGCGGTGGGCAGCGCCATGGCGCGGGGCGACAACCTGGATCTCAGTTCCATCGCCGCCACGCTGCACCTGGGCGCCCACGCGGATGCGCCCTCCCATTACCTCCGCGATGGGCTGGGCATCTCTGATGTCGAGCTTCCCCCCTACCTCGGCCCTTGCCAGGTGGTGCGGGTCTCCCTGCCGCGGGGAGCTCGCATCCTGCCAGGGGACATCGGCGAGATCCTCGCGCCGCGCGTGCTCTTCCGCACACAGTCCTTTCCCGATCCCAGCCGTTTCAACACGGATTTCAACAGCCTCTCGCCGGAGCTGATCGAGCGCCTCCATGGCCAAGGCTGCGTATTGGTGGGCCTTGATACGCCGTCGGTGGATCCCTTTGATTCGACCGCCCTGGAAAGCCACGCCGCCCTGGCCCGCACGGGCATGCGCAATCTGGAAGGCCTCGTGCTGGACCAGGTGGATCCCGGGCTCTACACGCTCATCGCCCTGCCCTTGAAGCTGGAGGGCGCCGACGCATCGCCAGTGCGTGCCATTCTGATGGCGGATCTGGGATGATGTCTCCACGATCCCGGAGCAACCGATGACTGACCAACCTGACGGCTCCGACCTTGCAGAGCGCGTGAAGAAGCTCGAAGACCAGGTGGCCTGGCTCACGGCCCAGGCGCAAGCGGCGGCCCTGGCCGCGCCTGCCGCCGTGGGCGCTCCGCCGCGGCCCGTGCCGCGCCCCGGTCCGCCCCCCAGGCCGCCGAGGCTGCCGAAGCCTCCCACCGAAACCAATCCGATGCTCTGGATCGGTGGCATCGGCGCGGGCATCCTCCTGCTGGGCGTGATCTTCTTCCTGGGGTGGACCATCCAGCAGGGCTATCTGGGTCCAGGACCGCGGCTGCTCCTCGGATTGGCGGCGGGCAGCGCCATGACCTTCGGCGCCGCGATGATGATCGTGAAGGGCACCCGCAAGCTGGGCGTCTGCGTGCTGGCGGCGGGTCTCGGCACCTTGCTGCTCACGCTCTACTACGGCACCAGCACCGATCCCAAGTTGCTTTCCTCAAGCCTCGGATTCGCAGGCATCGGCCTCGCGATCATGTTCGGCGGGGGCCTCGCGGCCAAGGCGGAATCCGGCGGCGCCCTCGTGGTGACATTGATCATCGCCTTCTGGGCGCCCATCGCCTTCAGCGAGGGGGGCCACCACGAGGTGGCGCTCACCCTCTACCTGGGGGTGCTCATGGCCGCCGCCCTCGCCGTGCCCTACCTCGCCAAGGTCGGCGCCCGGTGGGGCGTGGCGCGCTGGGTGGCCGTCACGGGCCTGTGGATCCTGCTGGCGGCGGCCTCGCTGAGCACGGATCCGGAGGATGCCTTCACGATGCTCCTGCTGCTGGGCTTCCATGCCCTGCTGTCGGCGCTTTGGATCTGGCTTCCGGGCCAGGGGGAGGCGAAGCCCCGCACGCCGACGATCCTCTGGTTCCTGGTTTCCCTCAGCCTGACGAGCCTGGCCTGGGCGCTGTGGAAAAAATTGGCCTGGACGCCGGAGTGGTTCGCGGGGCCCGCGCTGCTGTTTGCCGCCGTGAACCTCGGCATGGTCAAGCCGCTCCGGGCGCGGCTCGGTTCAAAACAGGCGGATCTGGGCCTGCTGGTGCTGGCCGCGGGCCATCTGGCCTTGGCGGTCCCCATCGCCATGCACTGGAAATGGGTCGGACCGATGTGGGGCGCCTTCGCGCTGGGCCTCGCCTGGGCCGCGGGCCGGGCCGAGGGGATGGAGGATTGGGAGGAATCGGAAATCGCTTCGTTGCGGCGCCTGGCCTTCGGCATGGCGGTGCTGGCTTCCATCCGGTGGCTCGTGGGCAGCGTGGATGTGTGGGAGCACACCTTCTCCTACCGCTATTCCGGCAACCTGGCCTCAGGCATGCCGGTGCTCAACGGCGTCTTCGCCGAAGGCCTGCTGGTTTCCGCCGCCTGGCTGCTGATGGCGCGGCGCAAGGGGGCCATGGCGGTGCTCGCCTTCCTGGCGCTGGAATTCACGGCGAACCTGACGCTGGCCCTGGAAGCCGCGCGCATCGTCCATGCGGTCCAGGCGAGCGGCCTCCCCACCTATGCGGACTACGGAGGACGCTATCTGGAAACCCGGGGCGCCTCCATCGCGGTCACCCTCGTCTGGGCGCTCAGCGGCGCGATGCAATGGCTGCGCAGCTTCGCGGCGGAGGACCAAGGCGTGCGGCGCGCCCTCGCCGTGGGAGGCTACGTCTGGCTGGCCATCGCGAGCCTCAAATTGCTGGGCGTGGATACGAGCCAGGCCAGCGCCGGCGTGCGCGCCCTGGCCTTTCTCGCTGTGGGCGGCATCTTTTTGACCGTGGCCTTGCTGGCGAACAAGATGAAACGGCGGCCCGGGGAGGCAGCATGAACAGGACCGCCTTGGTGTTCTTAGCTGCGCTGCTGCTCGGCTGCGCTGCTGAGGACCGTTCCCGCGTGCAGCGCCGCCCCCTCGAGCTGGCCCCCCAGAATGGCTGGGCCCGGGTCCGGCTGGATGGCGAAGCGCAGCGGAACCGGCAGGGATTGTGGATCGGCGACGCCGAGGGCAATTCCATCCCGTTCCTCCTGGAGCGCGAAGGCCTGTGGGCGCCGCAGGTGCTGGAGACGGCCCACTACCTGGCGGGCAAGGATGCGAAGGGCTACCCCACCGCCGAGTTCGCGCTGGTTTTCCCGAACGGCTGGCAGGTGCGGGAGCGCGAACACCTGCGCCTCGATCTGGACCTCGAAGGCAAATCCCCCTGGGTGGCCCGCGTGGACATCTCCCGGCGCATGGAAAACGGCGGCTACCTGACCCTGGAACGGGCCTCGCCCTTTTTCGTCTACGACCTTGCCAACGACCGCCACACCTCGCAGATCACGCTGCCCTGGGATGCGGAGCGCTACCGCGTGACCCTGGTGCCCACCCAGGGTCACGCGCCGAGCCTCCGGGGCCTGCGCGTCACCGCGAGCACCTGGCCCGAACAACTGGACGCCGACGAAGTGGTCGAACCCCAGCGCATGAAGGAAGCCTTGGCTCCTTCTGGCGAATCCTGGCGCTTGAGCCTGCCCGCCGCGGAGCGCGTGGTGGGGGCGGACGTGCTGCTGAAGGCCCCGGTGGCGCCGGTCCACGTGAGGGTGGATGCGGAAGAAAAGGACGCGAACGGCTCGAGGCATCCATCGCTCAGGCCCATGGGCGGCGGCACTGTGTGGAACCTCCCGGCGCTGCAGACCCGCGCCACCCGCGTGGCGCTGGACCCCACCATCTCGGATCGGATGCGCCTCCAACTGCCGGAAAACACGACGCTCGAATCCGTGAAATTGCTGATCCGCCACGAGGCCCTGCTCTTCCCGGCGGAAGCCTCCAAACCCTACTACCTGCACTTCGGCGGCCGCGCGAAGCAGGCGCCGGGCAACTTGGGGGCTTTGCCGCCGAGCCGAGCGGTCTACAGCCGGAATCCGCTGAAGTTGATGGCCGCCGAGGCGGACCCCCATGGCCTTGGCATCATCCTCGACAAGGGCGACCAGACGCGGCCCTGGCTGGCCTGGGTGGTGGGCCTCGTGGTGCTGGTGCTTGGTTTCGCCGCCTTCAAATTGCTGCGGAGCGGCGAGGCGTGAGGCGCGGCGGTTGCCTGGTCAACTGGATTCCGCCATCATCCGCGGAGCTGGCTTCAACTGCACCAGCGCGATGCCCGCCAGGATCACGATCAGTCCCAGGCCCATCCGCAAACCGAAGGGCTCGTGCAGGAACAGGCTTCCCAGCAGCAGCGCCACCACGGGGTTGATGTAGGTGTAGGTGCCCATCTTGGCGGGGCTCCAGACGCGCGCCAGGTAGATGTAGGCGGTGAAGGCGAGCAGGGAGCCGAAGAGGGCGAGATAGCCCACTGCCAAGGCCGCCTTGAGCGTGAGGCCGTGGTGCAGGTAGCCGCCGCTCAAAGGCGCGGCCGCATGTCCGATGACAGCCGCGGTCAGCATCTGCACGCCGACCTGCTTCAGATAGGCGCTGCCCTGGATGTGGTGCTTTCCGTGGAGCGTCCCGAAGGACCAGATCATGGTGGCCAAGAGCAGCGCGCCCACCCCTCCGAGGTGGATCCGGCCCGCCAGGGGATTCGCCAGCACGCCCACCCCGACGAGCCCGATCAGCAGGCCGGTCCAGGCGCGCGGGCCCATGCGCTCGCCGCTGAAAAGGGCCAGGAACACCGGCACCATGGCGCAGATGATGGCGGCCATTCCGCTGCTGACCTTCAATTCGGCCCAGCTCACTAGGGCATTGGAACCCGCCAGGAGCAGGGCTCCCACGAGCAGCAGATGGGGCCAGTCCTCCTTCCGCAGGGACGGTTCCCGGCGCAGGAAACCCAGGCCCAGCGCCAGGATCCCGCCCACCGTGAAGCGCGCCGCCACCATGCCGTAGGGCGTGAAGGATTCCAGGCCCAGGGCGATGGCGAAATAGGTGGAACCCCACACGATGGCGCAGGTGAGATAGGCGAGCAGAGGCATTGTGGTGATTCCTTCACATCTTCGATTCGTTGATGCCGGGGCGGGCGCTGGCGCGTTCCACCTTGGCGACGCGCAGGGAAAAGGCCGCGTACCATTTTTCTTTCCCGAGACGCTGGGCCATGGCGTGTTCGATGTGGTTCTTCCAGGTTTTGATGGCCTCCTCGTCTGTCCAGTAGCTCACGGTGATGCCCAGGCCGCTGGCCTCCCGCACGCTCTCCACGCCGAGGAAGCCCGCCTGCTGGGCCGCCAGTTCGACCATGCGGTCCGCCATGCGGCCGTATCCCTCGTCGCCTTCCGTCCGCAGGCTCGTGAAGATCGCGGCGTAGTAGGGCGGTTCGGGCGTGTTCGCGATGAGCGGGTGCAAGGGGCTCATTTGCGCTTGGCCTTTTTGACGGGGGTTTCGTTCGGGAAGGGGCTCGGCCCGGGCTTTTCGAAATGGGTCTGGAGCACCACGGTGGTGCGCGTCGTGACCTGGGGGCCCAGGGCCCGGATGCTGCGCAGGCGCTCGCTCATGCCTAGGGGCGTGTCGGCCACCACCTTGAGCAGCAGGCAGTCTTCGCCCGC comes from Holophagaceae bacterium and encodes:
- a CDS encoding pre-peptidase C-terminal domain-containing protein — translated: MNLASPARYLALYANTAADAPSGLAPSSSLALTGSLAPGASLLFKNSASANPTYATGTASGVINFNGDDLVILSASNGTAAWADRLDVVGNGTAWGTDKSFARIATVGGGNPTYTPAEWTPLTLAAVNGAATGTTERLGTHIFGSAPADTQAPTVSATEIGTSGTITFNATATDNVGVTKVEFYVDGVLKGTDTASPYSMTLDSTTLTNAAHSLTAKAYDAASNIGTSTAVSFTISNAVPDTQAPTVSATETGTSGTITFNATATDNVGVTKVEFYVDGVLKGTDTASPYSMTLDSTTLTNAAHSLTAKAYDAASNIGTSTAVSFTISNAVPDTQAPTVSATETGTSGTITFNATATDNVGVTKVEFYVDGVLKGTDTASPYSMTLDSTTLTNAAHSLTAKAYDAASNIGTSTAVSFTINNSVSTTFNEVEANNTQATANAVGATITKIVGYFPSTTDNNDYFNVTLLAGRTLIVDMTGPTASAQDYDLYLLSSTGTQLASSTGSSTTEHVSYKNTNATASKVITIRVNRYASSSSVTPYTLTMSR
- a CDS encoding DUF814 domain-containing protein; the encoded protein is MARRAQVCHLGTMDAPLLLALARHRLALGASVDAVHVSHRALLMVFSPSKGSGRGWTWVFLLHPGPRLWLVREGDEACRILKAEAKVELSRRWGLELKGARLEAVHGDPRERWLGLDFRRRVLTGRIEGMRLAFQAIPGRAGLRLDGLDLNAVRIGMGSPFPAVAPVPDHDPPPLLRWKDAFPDRLELALSGALDEILDGEGDLAARHHAWSLAQAEHLLLNPAKVAVDRRLVSERARLDRLGEALKRDLERHRASLGSKSKASRLSAELYRLKGAPGHVELLDGSTLDLPPGLNAEAAAQRWYSAAKRAERGLAKVAQLEAERLRQLKALDLGAAPPTEKPKNKTPMNQLPKREDKQPNRRADGKGLAFRSVVIDGFEVLIGKGDADNDRLTFKVAAPLDWWLHVAGVPGSHVIIRNPDKLGDAPREVLERAAELAAFHSKARDGGKVEVHLCRVADVSKPRGFEPGKVMLKQWKALRVYPKA
- a CDS encoding protein kinase, with amino-acid sequence MGDFPPPAGGAVGGASAEGPDAFDHPPPGIEALDAGWRYHAGDDAAWARPDLNDQGWIELPSLRKVRSPTPSGPVWFRRRVQLPRGARGQEWGLAFGRAFASAEVYADGRLVGSSGSLGPPPEGPPVSDLKAFAIPLAPAGNTLSLAIRTDLPPEYAEMEGGRGTALGRVVWVGPSALVQAFAAQTNALAEAASARADLSHWVLMISFVMMGLFHLQLFSRRKDARYYLWFGLVAISMGLRESALTDWAIGPFGHPRITFWASWFFLLSSSPPFIEFLWPFLGHPIPRWLRVYQASFIIPALALFLPVDLALQVIRTIGPYWGLPGLLLGAWLVAQGAWKGRAEARTIAFGMAMVILGGLYELAYWVGWWPYVGTLSVGFMAFLGSMAVSVSNRYARAHAETEALNRTLEQRVLDRTAELEDAQARVHRLTESSRQAMRDPGAWSEAMANELAQSLDAASVEVWRMEDGGLSKLTVHTGEAPDLRTLELGLHQPPAFPEGREVVLPVSGMSGDLRAAVMVRGKQGPWSEPEKRLLETFANQLGGALELSRMRSEVEAATQRRTATRQALLEQGSGLLQVCPQCRRCFDHNLTICAADGSVLDSTRIFPYRIASRYRLTRLLGEGAMGLVFEVEDERLQRRVALKAIKPEHFNSPEKRIRFEQEARALAQIHHPGVIAIYDSGELEDGTIYLVMERLKGATLRSLLDTFGPGTPAQVGSMLLQCADALDAAHKSGLIHRDIKPDNIFAAASPDGLRFKLLDFGLAKEMAVDSTLTQTGVVIGTPLYMSPEQIRDEPMDARSDLYALAVVGYEALAGQRLVQSKSLPDILVEVAHKAPKPLRDLVPGLPPKICAAFDQALAKHPWQRPDSVLAWAEQMAKRLLLVRLDRKGWPENLEDTPSSGFTSSGHRPPSNEGLTYIPDGDETRLMDERPMAKGMGSAGGEA
- a CDS encoding cyclase family protein; translated protein: MRILDISPLISERIAVWPGDVPFSRAVGSAMARGDNLDLSSIAATLHLGAHADAPSHYLRDGLGISDVELPPYLGPCQVVRVSLPRGARILPGDIGEILAPRVLFRTQSFPDPSRFNTDFNSLSPELIERLHGQGCVLVGLDTPSVDPFDSTALESHAALARTGMRNLEGLVLDQVDPGLYTLIALPLKLEGADASPVRAILMADLG
- a CDS encoding DUF2339 domain-containing protein, encoding MTDQPDGSDLAERVKKLEDQVAWLTAQAQAAALAAPAAVGAPPRPVPRPGPPPRPPRLPKPPTETNPMLWIGGIGAGILLLGVIFFLGWTIQQGYLGPGPRLLLGLAAGSAMTFGAAMMIVKGTRKLGVCVLAAGLGTLLLTLYYGTSTDPKLLSSSLGFAGIGLAIMFGGGLAAKAESGGALVVTLIIAFWAPIAFSEGGHHEVALTLYLGVLMAAALAVPYLAKVGARWGVARWVAVTGLWILLAAASLSTDPEDAFTMLLLLGFHALLSALWIWLPGQGEAKPRTPTILWFLVSLSLTSLAWALWKKLAWTPEWFAGPALLFAAVNLGMVKPLRARLGSKQADLGLLVLAAGHLALAVPIAMHWKWVGPMWGAFALGLAWAAGRAEGMEDWEESEIASLRRLAFGMAVLASIRWLVGSVDVWEHTFSYRYSGNLASGMPVLNGVFAEGLLVSAAWLLMARRKGAMAVLAFLALEFTANLTLALEAARIVHAVQASGLPTYADYGGRYLETRGASIAVTLVWALSGAMQWLRSFAAEDQGVRRALAVGGYVWLAIASLKLLGVDTSQASAGVRALAFLAVGGIFLTVALLANKMKRRPGEAA